The window tttggtatttttttatattttctttttttattataaattatttatctaTTGGATACTTTTATTATTAGTTTCTACACTTTTTCCCTACAATCACACAAAAAACTTGCTTAGTAACTTTCAGGCCTCACATCCATTTCCTGAACACTTTTCCCTCAATTAGCAACTTTTCCAGTTGAGCTGTGGCTAAAGTTCGCTAAAGAAACTTTATTGTGTGTGTTGAATTGATCACTGACCGGCAAGATGTATGAAGTTACGCTTTTCTCACTCATTTAAAACAAGTATAAGTTTGACCCATGTTTTCATACATATATAACAGTCTCTTTTCTAGAATTTGTTTTGTATTCGTTTCTAGACATTCTATTTCATTTCTGATGGGTTGTGCCACAAGTAAAGGAGCAGTTGTAGTGGCAAGTAACAATAATGGTAATAAAAACGGTGAACAAACGGCAAGATCTTCACCACAACGAGCCAGAATAATTATTGATGAAGATCAAGCAGCAGAAGATGGTATTTTTTTTACGTGGACAATTTTATTGAACCCAACAAACGAacaaatattaacaaaatttcattttagATACCAATTCACTTAATTCTGTAGTCGAAGTAGAAACAAAAAACTACAGCTATGGCGCTGACAATAAGGCGGCACAGGCGGCGGACAACAGAGAGCACACGACACACAATATAAACCATGTTGAAGACAACACAGAACATATCAAAGACAACACACAACAAGAGGTAGATAACGTAGAACAGTCAGATAACACAGAACATGGTGAAGATAACCAAGAACAGGATGTAGACGAAATGTTACAGTCAGAAAATAACCCGGAACCTCTTCCTGAAAATAAAGAACAGCTACCGCATGGTATAGAGCAACAGCCAGCTAACATGGAACAATCATTAGAGGGTGCAGAACAACCGCCAGATTCCTCGAGACAGTCGGTCTATGACACAGAAGTATCAACAAATCCTACAGAGTCCGAATTAGCACCAGGTATGTCTCAGAATTATTCCTTTGTTGTAGCTGTTTTAACTTTATAGACACGTCCAAGCACATCAGACTTGATCCCAGTGCTAGCACCTGTGAACATCCACATAATATTGTACTTACTATAGAGTAATTCTAATTCTAGCGGTAGAAGATGTATCTAATGAAGTTCTGCCGTCCGAGGAAACTTCCCCAGCTGACGTAGGAGAAACGAAAGATACGAACGAGGAGAATAAAGATACTAACGAACCAACTAATGATGAAACTGATAGAAAAGAAGAAGCTGATGAAACTGAAGCGCCTGTGAAAAGTAGTGACGATCAAACGTCAGTAGAATCCAATGAAGCACCCGTGGAAGAGAATGCGGAGCCAACAACCGACAAACAACAGCAGGAGATCGATACAACTAAAAACGTAACCGAGGATAGTGGAGAAGGAGATCAAGAAGAAAATACGGAAAACGCGGAGGATAAAACTCCGGAACAGGAAAACAAAAATACAGTTGAAAGTGAAAATACAGAACATGAACCAGAAGAAAGTAAAGAAGATGTTAACGACGAAAACGCAGATAGAAAATTTAACGATACTGGCGATGAGAATGAAAAAGCTACAGAAAATCCTCCAGAAGAAACGCAACAACCAGAGGAAAATATTCAAGCTACTGATGATGCAAGTCAAAAAGAGGAAAAACCTTGTgaagaaaattttaatgaaCCTGAAAATGAACCATCAGAATAAGTGTTCCGTTCTCTTTCTTTAGTAAACTTGTACATAAAAATATTGtctatgataaaaaaatgattaaaaagcaTTTTCTGTCAGTCCACCCTAGTAGGATAGAAACATCTATCACAACTAAATCTCGGTATTGGTTACAGGAATTATCAAAGCACGGTTTCATTGTTACATGGTGTTGTTAGTGAAGAGTAACCCAATGAAACAGATTTTGGAATTTATGTACAAGGCATTTTAATTGCCCTCATCTGATACGAATGTACACacaaaatttgttatttatacCAGTACGATGACCGCCAGGCAACTTTTTCTTTGATTAAATAAAATGAGTTAATATGTCAATCATTAGCAATCTACGCGTGGCAACTGATGGAGGTAGTCATCTCAAACATACTATGAGTAAAAATGATGTCTCTAATCCAAAGAGTACCATTGTTTTGGGCTCGCGGAAACAATAGATGTACTATCTGCGTGTACCAAAATTTAACTCCAtacaaaaaatgatttgatATCACGCCCTAACCGACTTGTGATAGACCGCCCTCAGGCGGTCGATGAAGATACCCCtggcgaatgtttacaaaaggtTACGTTTCTGCTATTGCAGATTAACGGAAACaaagtttctttttaaattctgcaCTAAAATCCAATTTCGGATTCCCAGGTTTTCTGAGCAAGGTATAAAAAGCGGTTAATGAAAAATCTCCTCCTCGATTGTCACTTGGTATCGAAACTTTACCCTTTATGTACCGTACTTCTTTCTATATTTTCTGTAGTCAACCATTGGAGTTAACGACGGAGATCTCTACACGACACTGAAAATATGTGGAAAATGTTAGGAttgaccaaggctggagaagataaaaattctagatttaTCTATATGTTTGACGAGtctgccggaaaaatagccatttttgtttttcgccgccatcagcttgactttcgtgtaagtcactaaagtcgaaaaccgacagccgttccgtagcccctttaagttTTAACGCATAGTTCTATTCTCTATTGGgttatttggtaaaaaaaacaacctaaAGTGTGCTAATTTGTGCTGACGACACAGTACAGTACATCTGACTTTCACGATTTTTCGAACCCTTGCAGGCCGTGGAGGGGGTTGTTTCAAAATGCGGACATTGCAGAAAGTGCAGCTAGCGCATTTTTGACGTTGGTTACGCAACACACATCTGTCACAGTAAAACTTTTGAAGTCTCGGCTGCTGCTGacccaatctcgtccccagttTATTGCCTCTTTGTCATCAAGGTGGGGGCGGCGGCGATTTGTTTAGCCGTCAAATAAGCGCTTGCGGCCCTGAGGCACCAAACCCTGGGGGCGATGATGTTACGGATGTAACTGACCAAGACCGTTTTGTCTTTTTGGGAGAGCTGCCAAAAACAgccttttttcaaaatattttgtccGGGATTGTAGTTGTTCACAAGTTTGCGAAAGTACGGCCTTGCGGTATACCAAAACAATAGTAAagccaacctcgatcccaggacacgttgtctctttttgcatatcgcagcgccgatgagagacaaaaagccctgggaacgaggttgtagtAAAGCCTGTAATCTTTGTTATAGATGATCATTCTTTAAATAATTATGGTAGAATAAGTAAATATGATTTTTACCCAAACTTGAGTTTACAAAAAATTACTCTCTGAAATTATATTTCGTTATAGAAGAAGTAGTTTCACAAACTTAAATCTGACTGACGTATACCATTTTTTGGCTCAGGGAGGGTATAACAACGTCTTGATAtttaattttcttgtttaaCAAAATATCTATCAGTCCCAAGTGACAAGGGACGTAAGTTTAAGGGACGCAAATTTAGGTTTATTTAATACTGtcgtccccaggtttttttgtcttttgatatgagagaagacgaTGCCATCTTTCATGCTAAGAATTCAAAACACCCTGGGGGCGAGGGTGGTTTCTTTAAGTAATTTTAAGCGAATCCATTTTGTTGCCTTGAGTTACGACGACGCACTCGTTTTGAGATATGCGATACGATGAATATGGCATATCCGAAATCAAAATGGCGTGCGTTCGAATTTTGGTTTTTCAGATATTTTgttaagatttaaaaataaaacaaagaaactATACAGTATAAACTATAGTTTGCACTATAATACAATCAGAATACTTGTTACGTTTCACATCAACActgtttgattaaaaaaaaattagcctCCCTCAACTATCTTGGAACTTCCTCAGCTGTTAATTTTCAGAAAATACCAACCCTCCCCCACCTAGGTTACCACAAGTAGTTTTTCTAGTTACAACATGCATAGCTACAAAATGCATAGCTACACATGCATGGGGTAGCTGTGATTTATATATGATGTTATAAATAGCCTCACTAAGGAAAGAGAGACCACAAAGGCAGACAGAAATCTCTTGAATTTCTGCCTAACTAGACCAGCCTTGTATGTGTGGTGGGGATATCAATGCCTGTGGcgctgtagattagtggttatagctttcgtactctgtgtggGAGATCGGGGTACGATTCCTCTTTACGGCGATTCAGCATGGGTgaatgaatgttaccatagccccgggttaacccaagccatgtgagggaaattgggaataTGGAACGCTGtgtgggccattggatgttgccgagagttgtctagtagattgcgggctctaattgggtctgcgtagatCAAAATGAGACTCTCCatcaagccatggcccctcctggaaataatagacaggttaTATCCcttaatatttgtgaggctagccatctAAAAATATCTATGCACATCTGAAAAAATCAACTTAGCAGAGGAAAAATGGAAAAGATCCATCATTTGAATATGATGTATGAACTTTTCTATAAAAATAGGATCTGGGCATAATGATGAGGGTGCCGATAaaccgcatacgccgtaaaaagtacGGGCATGTTCAGACATGTTCggcgtttccaaaaaaaaaaagtatatatttccCCGAAAAACCAAGCATAGACCCGAACAACGCccgaaaaggaaaagaaaaacagacactaatgattccaaaaactataaaaacttaaataaacttactatgttgtagcaaagtttttaaaagaactgtttttgatagtttatCATAAGACTAGTCCATAAGGCCTGTGGAGAAGTCCACTTAGACAGAAGGAcaataaaaaataggttgttttagattttttgctgacgtcagcagtgcaaatacaaaataaataaattgagaaacttgTTTGATATTTCCTCCATTGTGTACAGCTTACActcctgatcaagaaaatgtatatgatcatgtggttttgatgagaggttaaataaaatataagggtttaaaaatcagtttaaaagcAGTGACCCATCAAATCTCCCTAATTTTTTTTGgggaatttgtatacctgctgccttcatcatatagatcttgaaacgctgatcaagaaaatgggatcatgtacttttgacaaacggttgcagagatattagggtttaaaggttttttaaagacgtcatcaacccatccattccgaaacggatatggtgacccaggtttggaaaaattacccaaattgatcctaggtggtccctagttacacacgcagtgaaaaatcattgacgtcaccacctcgtttttaagttatttggcctcacagttttaggtgcactgtaatggctttattaatttaatatggGATATTCGCATTAAAATAGTGTTATTGACATCACGCCATAACGTCaagaaatttaacatttgagacatcacTTTTTCGGTGACACCAAAGaagaatgaacacatccactttgcctgtcacagacacacagacagacaaacttagagtattattatatagatttacttaataaataacttatatataaactttattaactccctTATCTTCATCTCCAACTATCGTCTGCATGGGACGACAATCgccaatttaattcaaaaagtcGCCTGAACTTACTGTTATATAtgtgggcgtttgcggcttatcggcaccctttgAATAACAAATTCCAAAATAAAA is drawn from Hydractinia symbiolongicarpus strain clone_291-10 chromosome 8, HSymV2.1, whole genome shotgun sequence and contains these coding sequences:
- the LOC130654355 gene encoding high mobility group nucleosome-binding domain-containing protein 5-like isoform X2, translated to MGCATSKGAVVVASNNNGNKNGEQTARSSPQRARIIIDEDQAAEDDTNSLNSVVEVETKNYSYGADNKAAQAADNREHTTHNINHVEDNTEHIKDNTQQEVDNVEQSDNTEHGEDNQEQDVDEMLQSENNPEPLPENKEQLPHGIEQQPANMEQSLEGAEQPPDSSRQSVYDTEVSTNPTESELAPAVEDVSNEVLPSEETSPADVGETKDTNEENKDTNEPTNDETDRKEEADETEAPVKSSDDQTSVESNEAPVEENAEPTTDKQQQEIDTTKNVTEDSGEGDQEENTENAEDKTPEQENKNTVESENTEHEPEESKEDVNDENADRKFNDTGDENEKATENPPEETQQPEENIQATDDASQKEEKPCEENFNEPENEPSE
- the LOC130654355 gene encoding high mobility group nucleosome-binding domain-containing protein 5-like isoform X1, translating into MFSYIYNSLFSRICFVFVSRHSISFLMGCATSKGAVVVASNNNGNKNGEQTARSSPQRARIIIDEDQAAEDDTNSLNSVVEVETKNYSYGADNKAAQAADNREHTTHNINHVEDNTEHIKDNTQQEVDNVEQSDNTEHGEDNQEQDVDEMLQSENNPEPLPENKEQLPHGIEQQPANMEQSLEGAEQPPDSSRQSVYDTEVSTNPTESELAPAVEDVSNEVLPSEETSPADVGETKDTNEENKDTNEPTNDETDRKEEADETEAPVKSSDDQTSVESNEAPVEENAEPTTDKQQQEIDTTKNVTEDSGEGDQEENTENAEDKTPEQENKNTVESENTEHEPEESKEDVNDENADRKFNDTGDENEKATENPPEETQQPEENIQATDDASQKEEKPCEENFNEPENEPSE